In Struthio camelus isolate bStrCam1 chromosome 3, bStrCam1.hap1, whole genome shotgun sequence, the DNA window AGCACTGCAGTAGTAAGTAGTCACATAGGAGGTTTGAAAACCACAGGTGTTttggaaatgcagaaataaaatacatatctCTGGGGACCTCAGGCTGAGCTTCAGTGCTGAGCATTTTGATGTCAAGCTGTGTGCAGCAGCTTGGGACATTTTTGGGCAGCTGAGAAACTTAGAGACTTTCTCTTCATTGCAGAAGCTTGAGTGATTTGAGCAAATGTCATAGTTGGTGCATGGGGTGGGAGAAAGGCAGCCTATTCGCTGAGCACCATACAAGCTTCACATAGTCTCTCAAAAGGCTCCTTTTTCAATGTGTGGCTAGCAGGGTGCCAGGGTGCCTGGGTGATGGGTGCCTGAGCcatctttctgcagctgcaaacTATTATGAGTAGCAGGGTCAAAATGGCATGTGACTATCTAGGGGCAGTAGGTGGGGTATACTGAAGTAAAACTTTCCACTTCCTCAAAAAGTTTTCGGTAACAGAGCTTCATACTGAAGCAAAAAAGGGACCTTCAACTCGCCATCTAGGTGTGAGGATAAGTGATGCGGGTCCTAAAATAGTAGGTGGGTTTTACATATGTGACATTAGTTTCTGAAGATGCTAGCTGGGGAAAGATACTGAAGCCTTACTGCCAGTTTGGGCACTGGTATGTTCTTTCTATTGCTGGCCCTTCAGCATTTTTCTTGCAGctggaaggggaagagacagGCCAAAACCAGCTGGTGGTGTAGAAAGTACTGCTATTTGGAGATGTGGAAGCTGCTGGGGTGTCATGAGGCTGCTGGAAGCCTGAACGTCTTCCATGGGAAGAGAGTGCGTTCAGCCTGTGGCAGAACTGAAAGACTGAGTAGgtggtcttttgttttgttttgtttttttttttctcccccttccttcttGCCAAAACTGATGAAGTGAAATCTCCAGAGGGAATTAAAACCCTGAaaggaggggctggggagggggggagaatgctttattttcatgataacttgtatttaaatgtttttctttcaaaaatagatttttttttttaaataaaaaatgtcaaCCGTTCCTACTTCAGGTTTAAAGACCTAGGCCTTGTCTAATTGCATAGCTGAGTGTTTAACCTCTAGTGTGAATAAAGATGAGTATGAATGATCTGGACAGAGTTATAGAGGCATGGCAGGGACTAGTAATCTCTTAAGCCCATGGAAGAATGGGGAGAAGATGTAGCAAAGTGTACACTGAAATAAGCCTGCCTCAGGGCTTGAGCAAAATAGTTTTTACGTAGAAAAATTAAGTCCTGAGACAAATATACAAAACTTTACAGCTGATGTGTAGGAAAGGGGCAAAAAGAGGTAATTAAATAGCTGAGAATTAAGAAGATGGGAGGTAATTGGAGGAAACTGGCTGAAGAGAAAGATGAGGGACTAGACTCATTACTATGTGCTTCTGCTGTCTTATGTTTGATAAATTGGGTGCTCGGGTGATGGTagtattttcttcattaatttatatgcaactttttttttaatctctggctCTCTTAAAGTTAGGCTAAAAGATATTGTGAGCAAAGAGTGAGGCAGCATCCTCGGTGGAAaaacagtatatatttttaattgggGATAACTAGATTAGGTATGCTGCTCTAAAACTATAAAGGAAGCAGTGTTAGCAATTCACTGACCTTTGCACTACACCCACTATACTTAGCAATAAGCCACAACTGGGGGAAGAGTTATTGCACAAGCTTTAGTGAACGGTGAGTATTGCTTCCATTATGGTTAACGTAGTAGTCATCCCACAAGAATAGCATCATTATTTTTGGCTGTAAAGAGAGAGGTTATTCATCTTTAAAAGCTAGTGCAATGGGGTACTGATCCTAGGACTCTTATTTTATAGATAAACAATGTATTGTAAAAGTATAAAAGAAATGCTATCCAATTATCATGTCATACAATGCTGTTGACAAGAAAGCTGTCTCAATTTATAGCTACTTATGATGTAGAAAGTATATTGCTACCAATGAACCCCAAACCctattttaatgcagaaaaatgtAGGAAGTTGAGGGAAATGGATAGGTTTTAGTAAAATCTGAATACTCCAGACTAGGAGGGGTATCAAAATACTGCTCTTGGAACCATTTTATTTCCAACCAATTTCCAACTTCACCTGGATATTCTGTCTTTCCTTGTAGATATTGGCAGCTTGAAGTAAACAGTGTGAGAGCCCAGCTGCTtacaaggggtgggggggaatggtTTAGCTAAATATTAAGCAATGGCTAAACAGctgtgagaaaataaaagcacttaaGCTGGCTGTGAGTTTAAACTGCTGATTTGTTTAAATACCACTACCACCAACCAAAAAACCGTGCTGGGACTTAGCCAAGAATTTCCAGGGCAAAACTGCTCTACTGCTCCATCTAGTGGTGTTAGACCCCATTAAAAGGGGCTGAACCTCCTTTTACAGTAAGCCCTACATCCAATAGGGGCCTGCTCTAGTGGCATTGAATCTAATGTTCACAATGGGGCAATTATGCTTCGCTAGAAAGTGTTTTGCCAAAGTCCACAGAAGCTAATTTAAAATCAGTTCATATTAACTGAGATTCATAAGCATGACTAAGTCTTTCAAAATTGGTCACAGATCAGTGACTGAATTCTGCAGGCAGTGAAATACATAAAGCAATAGCCATCTTCCCATTTTGCAGTTACCGTTTCTCTTTAGTGCAAAGTGTATGTTGGGAAAGGTGGCATTCAAACTAAATTGTAACAAATTGGTTTTCTAGTCTTTTGTTATGTTGACTAATGTGATGAGGttatcactaagcatgtggaggacaagaaggggatcaggagtagtcagcatggattcacccaaggggaaatcgtgcttgaccaatctgacggccttctctgctggaatgactggctgggtagctgagggcagagcagtggatgttgtctccctggagttccgcaaggcttttgacaccgtctcccatcacatcctcctaggtaagctcaggaagtgtgggttggatgagtggacggcggGGTGgcttgagaacgggctggatggccgagctccgagggttgtggtgagtggcgcagagtctagttggaggcctgtagctcgcggtgtcccccaggggtcagtcctggctccagtcttgttcagtgtagtcttcgatgacctggatgaaggggcagagcacaccctcagcaagcttgctgatgatactaaactggggggagtggctggcaccccaggagactgtgctgccattcagagggacctggtcaggctggagagttgggcggagaggagcctcctgaagctccacaaaggcaagtgcagggtcctgcacctaggcaggaataaccccatgcagcagtacaggctggcggGGGCTgagctgttggaaagcagctctggagagaaggacctgggagtcgtggtggacaacgagttaaccacgaggcagcaatgtggccttgtggccaagaaggccaatgatatcttggggtgcctgaggaagtgttgccagcaggtcaagggaggtgatcctgcccctctgctcagccctggtgaggcctcacctggagtactgtgtccaattctgggctccccagtacaagagagacacggcactactggagagagtccagtggagggctacaaagatgaggaggggactggagcatctctcctctgaagaaaggctgcgagagccaggcctgttgagcctggagaagaagactgagaggcgatctcatcgatgtgtccaagtatctgaagggaaggtgtcgagaggatgtggccaggctcttctccgtggtgcccagcgacaggacaagaggcaaggggcctaaactgaaccacaggaagttccgtctgaagctgaggaaaaacttcttgactgtgagggtgacagagccctggcacaggttgcccagagaggctgtggagcctccttccctggagatattcagaacctgcctggacgtgatcctgggaaacatgctctagaggaccctgcttgagcagggaggttggactagatgatctccagaggtcccttccaacttcaaccatttcTCTGATAGGGGTCTACCTCTCACTACCAGCATTTCTAAAagtctgtgttttttaaaaaaaaaaaaaaaaaaaaaaaggctataaagTAGGTCTGTGAAATGGGAGATTATTAACATAAAAAAACCTGGTTTTGTCTCTGTGCTTAAACCATATGAGACTTTGTGTATTTTTGTAGTCAGGATATCTTTGTTATGTTTCATgtgtttaaaattttgttttattcccTGCTCAGCTACCTAGTTATGCAAATGACAAACATGCATGGCTAATAGCAGAGACTCCCTGttctgtggctgcttcagtcctgTCCACTGCCCTGCTCTTAATCCAGATATCCCACAGCCTGCAGAGTCAAAGCAATAGAAACGTGGTGCTGATGAACATTAGCTCTTCAATGGGCACAGGTTTAGAATGGACCCTTTTGAAGGCTCTATCACTTCAGACAAAGCTGGCTATTCCTGAGGTGGCTGtccagtcttttttcttttctttttttttcctttatggtgTATGGATTTCTTCTTTCCCTATCTTTATCTTGTGGACTCTCATTAACGTGCTGCTGATATAACACATTTTAAGtcaaacagtttgttttttttttaaagttgtcttcTCAAAAAAAGTGCAAATGGAAAGTATAATCCACATAAACATCTGTTTAACAATACAGATCATTAAATTTACAATATAAGATTACAATATTTAGTTTTAGGTACAATATTTAGTTTTAGGttttttgcaaaatgaattttgcaaaaaaatcagtCAATTTGATAAAGTGCAAACAAAGTCACGTAAATACATCTTTTCTCTGAGAAGCTTTCATCATGTTTGCAAAAACTAATTTAAATagtaaaatatttacagtttggCAGTCTGAGTGGTTGACGCTGGTTCCTGCAACTTAAGAACCTTAAATTGGTTTCTCATCTCTCTAGTTCTGCTTCCAGAATTTCTCCCCAAGTGTCAACATCCATTGGATACATGCTTTTCTCTGGCAAGCTGCTGCGTGAATGAATGTTACTATATTTCCCGCTCAGCCATTCTTGCTTCACTTTGCTTTTCCAATAGTTTCTCAGTAATGTGATCTGATGGAAAAACAGACAGCTaaagttctgaaaataaatggatttaagTTGCATTCAAGACAAATAGGTTTTGCACTGGAAACTTGGAGAACTGAAGAGTAATGCCAGAAAAGGGATTTGGAATGTGGGTATCTATATCCTAAGACCATAAAGGTATACCACTGACAAGGAGTAGCCCTTGGTCTATTTCCATCGGGATTTTTTGCTCTAAGATAGGTTGAGAATCACTGCTTGCCTCAATTCTTAGAGGGTAAAGATGATGAGGAAATGAAAACCCCAAACAGGAATTCATCTTTCtctatactttttaaaagaaatgccttttgctttctcttcccatTGTAATTGAGTGCGTTTGTGCATGTgtggtttttaaaatatatatatatatatatagggccTTTAACTCTCTTGTGTGTGCTCATAATGCAGGCTGGTTGAATTCTTCTATTCAGCCAACCTTTTAGCACAAGAATATGCTGACCTGGTGTATTTACTGCTTCTACTTCAAATCCCTCTTCAAAATAGAGAACCAGGGCAAGGAGCTTTGGAAACTGGTgtacaagagaaggaaaaccctTAAATTGGATAATACTCTCAAATCCTAGAGGAGTGATGCTGTTGCTTGCTttggaggagggcaaccactgcCTGCTCAAGGCTTTGCCTCACACCAGAACACTTCTGAAAGGTGAGAGTCCAGGAGAAGTgtgtgggtggggtttttttgtttgttttattttttgcttctccctctcctgccctgctttgAGATGCACTGACTAAAATGAGGTGGAGATCTTCCCCTTGCTAGTTCAAAGGAGTGTCTGAACCTGCTTCTTTCCTCATCTACTTCAGTTTGCAGGCTGGACTCAACAGTGTCAGTGAACTTGCTGAACCTTCCAGCATGCTCAGCTGCTCCTTGTTCAGTGCAGCTGCAACTGGGACTGttgagaggagggggagagggcggAGTTCCAAACCAGCTGCTCTCAGTTCTTGTAgcatcttctgttttctcttccccaTCCCAAATTCCTACCTCTGCATGCATGTGGCTCAACATAAGCTGAGGCAAAGCTATCTCACATAAACTCCAGGAACTCATCTTCCCCAAGCAGAATTATTCCAATTAAATACTACTAGAGAACATAGACAGACTAGTGGAGGGGTATGTTGTTTTCTCTCCCCTGCCTCGATGTTAGGATGTGGGCTTTCTTTGATATTAGGGCTATTCAGTCTTTCTGATGGGATCATAAGAACCCAGTTTTGAGGCTGCACTGGCCAGTTCGGCTGCTCTCCTGGGCTGGATGCCTTTGATAGCTTGAGGACTAAACAGAACTTGTTAGGCAAGCCAAACATGGTTTTAGGTAGGCAACAGAACAGCCTTACACttatttctttgcatatttaAGCAGATTTCCAGTTGTTCGATTTCTCTGCTGAACCACACTGATTATAGTGGTTCTCCAAACACTAGTCATTAAtcttgaacagatttttttctatctatATCTGTTATTAATCCTAGAAACTATTTAGTTGCCAGCACTGTTGTTCACCTTAAATTTACCTTCCATGAATATCCATTTTGCCGATCGTAATCAATCTCTCGTTGACAGACAGCTCTTACAGTTAAGCAGTGATTTTTCCACAAAGAGTCATTATTCTCAATAGCATGATTCCAGCTCTTGCATGTCATTGCTGCATTACACAGGCTCTGAATGTCAAGTTCATTGAAGATTTGAAAGCAGACTTCTGGAGGCAAAACTGCTACAAAGTCAtctctactttctctttttttcttgtcaggAGGAAGAACTGCTGGTTCCTCATAAGAAGCAAATGACTGTTTGTTCCTCTTGGGTGTTTTCTGCATAACTGCGAGTTCTCGTTAAATCACGTCAGTAAGCCTGAACGAGGAAAGCATTACAGAGCAATTAATGAGCACTCCACGAGCTGCCTAAATCAGTATTGTCTTGGTGCCATAACACTGTGGACGAGCACTGGAGCGGCAGCGagccctttccccctttccctcggGCtgtctctcgttgccctgctggtGTCCCCGCTGCCACCGCAAGCGACCGGGCGGGCAGGCGCCAAGCCGGATGCGA includes these proteins:
- the FBXO48 gene encoding F-box only protein 48 codes for the protein MQKTPKRNKQSFASYEEPAVLPPDKKKRESRDDFVAVLPPEVCFQIFNELDIQSLCNAAMTCKSWNHAIENNDSLWKNHCLTVRAVCQREIDYDRQNGYSWKITLLRNYWKSKVKQEWLSGKYSNIHSRSSLPEKSMYPMDVDTWGEILEAELER